In one Pseudarthrobacter oxydans genomic region, the following are encoded:
- the glyA gene encoding serine hydroxymethyltransferase codes for MSSAAAGTGTVTAFEQVVSPSLDADLSTLDPEIAAKIDDELTRQRDGLEMIASENHTAVAVMQAQGSVLTNKYAEGYPGKRYYGGCEHVDVIEQLAIDRIKALFGAGFANVQPHSGAQANASVMHALIKPGDTIMGLNLAHGGHLTHGMKINFSGKLYNVVPYGVREDTHTVDMAEVERLAQETRPALIVAGWSAYARQLDFAEFRRIADSVGAYLMVDMAHFAGLVAAGLHPSPVPHAHVTTSTTHKTLAGPRGGIILTNDADTAKKINSAVFPGQQGGPLEHVIAGKAVAFKIAASAEFKERQQRVLAGARILAERLVQPDVTAKGISVVSGGTDVHLVLVDLRNCELDGQQAEDRLAAIDITVNRNAVPFDPRPPMVTSGLRIGTPALATRGFGEDAFREVADIIAEALTADADADLSGLRHRVDVLASAHPLYPGVAPLS; via the coding sequence GTGAGCAGCGCGGCAGCAGGCACCGGTACAGTGACGGCCTTCGAGCAGGTGGTTTCGCCGAGTCTCGACGCGGACCTCTCCACCCTGGACCCGGAGATCGCCGCGAAGATCGACGACGAACTCACCCGCCAGCGCGACGGCCTGGAGATGATCGCCTCCGAGAACCACACCGCCGTGGCCGTCATGCAGGCGCAGGGCTCGGTGCTGACCAACAAGTACGCCGAGGGCTACCCGGGCAAGCGCTACTACGGCGGCTGCGAACACGTGGACGTCATCGAACAGCTCGCCATCGACCGGATCAAGGCGCTCTTCGGCGCGGGGTTCGCCAACGTGCAGCCGCACTCCGGCGCCCAGGCCAATGCCTCGGTGATGCACGCGCTGATCAAGCCGGGCGACACCATCATGGGCCTGAACCTTGCCCACGGCGGGCACCTCACCCACGGCATGAAGATCAACTTCTCCGGCAAGCTCTACAACGTGGTCCCCTACGGCGTCCGCGAGGACACCCACACAGTGGACATGGCCGAGGTGGAGCGCCTGGCCCAGGAGACCAGGCCGGCGCTGATCGTGGCCGGCTGGTCCGCCTACGCCCGGCAGCTGGACTTCGCCGAGTTCCGCCGCATCGCTGATTCCGTGGGCGCCTACCTCATGGTGGACATGGCGCACTTCGCCGGGCTCGTGGCCGCCGGCCTGCACCCGTCGCCGGTGCCCCACGCGCACGTGACCACGTCCACCACGCACAAGACCCTCGCCGGTCCGCGCGGCGGCATCATCCTGACGAACGACGCCGACACCGCCAAGAAGATCAACTCGGCTGTGTTCCCCGGACAGCAGGGCGGACCGCTGGAGCACGTGATTGCGGGCAAGGCCGTGGCGTTCAAGATCGCCGCGTCCGCCGAGTTCAAGGAGCGCCAGCAGCGCGTCCTTGCCGGCGCCCGGATCCTCGCCGAGCGCCTGGTCCAGCCGGACGTCACGGCCAAGGGCATCAGCGTGGTCTCCGGCGGCACCGATGTGCACCTGGTCCTGGTCGACCTGCGCAACTGCGAGCTCGACGGGCAGCAGGCCGAGGACCGCCTCGCGGCCATCGACATCACGGTCAACCGCAACGCCGTCCCCTTCGACCCGCGGCCACCGATGGTGACCTCCGGCCTCCGGATCGGCACGCCTGCGCTGGCAACGCGCGGGTTCGGCGAGGACGCCTTCCGCGAGGTCGCGGACATCATCGCCGAGGCATTGACGGCCGACGCCGACGCCGACCTTTCGGGGCTGCGTCACCGCGTCGACGTCCTGGCTTCGGCGCACCCGCTCTACCCGGGCGTCGCACCACTGTCCTGA
- the gcvH gene encoding glycine cleavage system protein GcvH: MAKVAAELKYSAEHEWVAADGSGPTGVGISAVAAEALGDIVYVDLPEVGSTVTAGETCGEVESTKSVSDLYAPVTGEVVEINDEVVSDPALINNDPYGAGWLFKVAVTEEGPLMSAEEYAAANGGEL, translated from the coding sequence ATGGCAAAAGTTGCTGCTGAACTGAAGTACTCCGCCGAGCACGAATGGGTTGCTGCTGACGGATCCGGGCCCACCGGCGTCGGAATCTCGGCTGTGGCTGCCGAAGCCCTCGGCGACATCGTGTACGTGGACCTCCCCGAGGTTGGCTCCACCGTGACCGCGGGGGAGACCTGCGGCGAGGTGGAGTCCACCAAGTCCGTCTCCGACCTCTACGCTCCCGTCACCGGCGAAGTTGTCGAGATCAACGACGAAGTGGTCTCCGACCCCGCCCTGATCAACAACGATCCCTACGGCGCCGGCTGGCTCTTCAAGGTGGCCGTCACCGAAGAAGGCCCGCTGATGTCCGCTGAGGAATACGCGGCAGCCAACGGCGGCGAACTGTGA
- the gcvT gene encoding glycine cleavage system aminomethyltransferase GcvT, producing MTENYTALYEQHKIAGASFTDFGGWQMPLKYNSELAEHHAVRNAAGLFDLSHMGEVWVTGPDAAAFLDYALAGKLSAVAVGKAKYSLICQEDGGIIDDLISYRRSEDKYLVVPNAGNAAVVAAALAERAAGFDVTVNDVSAETSLIAVQGPNAEAILLTLVPADQHSLVTELKYYAAVEVEINGQDLLLARTGYTGEDGFEIYIPNEDAAGLWDALLEVGAGHGLIPAGLACRDSLRLEAGMPLYGNELSREGNPYAAGLGPVVSLAKESDFVGKAVLAELKALGAGSTSGRKLVGLKGLGRRAGRSHYPVLKDGNVVGEVTSGQPSPTLGYPIAMAYVDVEHSEPGTALDIDLRGKPEPFEVVALPFYKRAK from the coding sequence ATGACTGAGAACTACACCGCGCTCTATGAGCAGCACAAGATTGCCGGCGCATCCTTCACCGACTTCGGCGGCTGGCAGATGCCCCTGAAGTACAACTCCGAGCTGGCCGAACACCACGCTGTCCGCAACGCCGCCGGACTGTTCGACCTCTCCCACATGGGCGAAGTGTGGGTTACCGGCCCGGACGCCGCAGCCTTCCTGGACTACGCCCTGGCCGGCAAGCTGTCCGCGGTTGCCGTGGGCAAGGCCAAGTACTCGCTTATCTGCCAGGAAGACGGCGGCATCATCGACGACCTCATTTCCTACCGGCGGAGTGAAGACAAGTACCTTGTGGTGCCCAACGCCGGCAACGCTGCGGTGGTTGCCGCAGCGCTGGCCGAGCGGGCTGCCGGCTTCGACGTCACCGTAAACGACGTTTCCGCCGAGACCTCCCTCATCGCGGTGCAGGGACCGAACGCCGAGGCCATCCTGCTGACGCTCGTTCCTGCGGATCAACACTCCCTGGTGACGGAGCTGAAGTATTACGCGGCCGTCGAGGTGGAAATTAACGGGCAGGACCTGCTGCTGGCCCGCACCGGGTACACCGGCGAGGACGGCTTCGAGATCTACATCCCCAATGAGGACGCCGCCGGCCTGTGGGACGCGCTGCTGGAAGTTGGCGCCGGCCACGGGCTCATCCCCGCAGGCCTGGCCTGCCGCGACTCGCTCCGCCTCGAAGCGGGCATGCCGCTCTACGGCAACGAGCTCTCCCGCGAAGGCAACCCCTACGCAGCCGGCCTGGGCCCCGTGGTTTCGCTGGCCAAGGAATCCGACTTCGTGGGCAAGGCCGTGCTCGCCGAACTCAAAGCACTCGGCGCAGGCTCCACGTCCGGCCGCAAGCTCGTGGGACTCAAGGGCCTGGGCCGCCGCGCCGGCCGCAGCCACTACCCGGTCCTCAAGGACGGCAACGTGGTGGGCGAGGTGACCTCCGGCCAGCCTTCACCCACCCTCGGGTACCCGATCGCGATGGCCTACGTCGACGTCGAACACTCAGAACCCGGCACTGCCCTGGACATCGACCTCCGCGGCAAGCCGGAGCCCTTCGAAGTAGTAGCACTCCCGTTCTACAAGCGCGCCAAGTAA
- the gcvP gene encoding aminomethyl-transferring glycine dehydrogenase, with protein sequence MTVQSSPTTFADRHIGARRQSDIDTMLKAVGYDTLDGLVDSAVPDSIRQDKPLTLEGALSEVQVLAELRKLAGKNKMAVQMIGQGYYDTVTPPVIRRNILEAPAWYTAYTPYQPEISQGRLEALLNFQTMVQDLTALPVANASLLDEATAVAEAVLLMRRANKSKTAKDGKTVLDADLLPQTIAIVLGRAEALGFEVEIADLTNGLPDGDINGVVLQQPGVSGRVWDQSAVIAEAKERGALVTVAADLLALTLITPPGEQGADIAVGSTQRFGVPLFFGGPHAAYMAVRDGMERTLPGRIVGVSKDNAGVPAYRLALQTREQHIRREKATSNICTAQALLAIVSSFYAVYHGPDGLKAIAETVHNNARALAATLKTAGRELVSDTFFDTLTVSVPGKAAKVITAAEARGINLRLIDADTVGVSVDETTTPEVLAAVAVAFGAGPVVSGEGFELPESVLRTSSYLQHPVFNTHRSETQLLRYIRRLSDRDLALDRTMIPLGSCTMKLNATAEMEAISWPEFASIHPFAPDSQTEGWRELIAGLEADLAEITGYDQVSIQPNAGSQGELAGLLAIRGYHHSRGDQQRNVCLIPASAHGTNAASAVLAGMKVVVVATAADGTIDHADLQAKIEAHKDVLSAIMITYPSTHGVYDSDVREVCDAIHAAGGQVYVDGANLNALVGLAQPGKFGGDVSHLNLHKTFCIPHGGGGPGVGPVAAKAHLAPFMPGDANKAAHEAGHGVAISASRFGSAGVLPISWAYVKLMGGQGLTEATKSALLAANYVAARLDEHFPVLYTGESGLVAHECILDLRELTARTGVTAEDVAKRLIDFGFHAPTLSFPVAGTLMVEPTESEDLAEIDRFIEAMITIRKEIDQVAAGDFTVEKSPLRNAPHTAAAVVSSEWDRTYPREQAAFPVASLRQDKYFPPVGRIDGAAGDRNLVCSCPPLSEFEN encoded by the coding sequence ATGACGGTTCAATCGTCCCCAACCACCTTCGCAGACCGCCATATCGGCGCGCGCCGCCAGTCCGACATCGACACCATGCTCAAGGCCGTCGGCTACGACACCCTTGACGGCCTCGTGGACAGCGCAGTTCCGGATTCCATCCGCCAGGACAAGCCGCTCACCCTTGAGGGCGCCCTCAGCGAAGTGCAGGTCCTCGCCGAGCTCCGCAAGCTGGCTGGCAAGAACAAGATGGCCGTGCAGATGATCGGCCAGGGCTACTACGACACCGTGACCCCGCCGGTGATCCGCCGCAACATCCTTGAAGCCCCCGCCTGGTACACCGCCTACACCCCGTACCAGCCCGAGATTTCCCAGGGCCGGCTCGAGGCGCTGCTGAACTTCCAGACCATGGTCCAGGACCTCACCGCGCTCCCGGTGGCCAACGCCTCCCTCCTCGACGAAGCCACCGCCGTCGCCGAAGCCGTGCTGCTGATGCGCCGCGCCAACAAGTCCAAGACTGCGAAGGACGGCAAGACCGTCCTCGACGCCGACCTCCTGCCGCAGACCATCGCCATCGTGCTGGGCCGCGCCGAAGCCCTGGGCTTCGAGGTGGAAATCGCAGACCTCACCAACGGACTTCCCGACGGCGACATCAACGGCGTCGTCCTGCAGCAGCCCGGCGTCTCCGGCCGCGTCTGGGACCAGTCCGCCGTCATCGCCGAAGCCAAGGAGCGCGGCGCGCTGGTCACCGTCGCTGCCGACCTCCTGGCCCTCACCCTCATCACCCCGCCGGGCGAGCAGGGCGCGGACATCGCCGTCGGCTCCACCCAGCGCTTTGGCGTGCCGTTGTTCTTTGGCGGACCGCACGCCGCCTACATGGCCGTCCGCGACGGCATGGAACGCACCCTCCCCGGCCGCATCGTGGGCGTTTCCAAGGACAACGCCGGCGTCCCCGCCTACCGCCTGGCACTGCAGACCCGCGAGCAGCACATCCGCCGCGAGAAGGCCACGTCCAACATCTGCACCGCCCAGGCGCTGCTGGCCATCGTCTCCTCCTTCTACGCCGTCTACCACGGCCCCGACGGCCTGAAGGCGATCGCCGAGACTGTCCACAACAACGCCCGCGCCCTGGCCGCCACGCTGAAGACCGCCGGCCGCGAACTGGTGTCCGACACCTTCTTCGACACCCTCACGGTCAGTGTTCCCGGCAAGGCCGCCAAGGTGATCACCGCCGCCGAAGCCCGCGGCATCAACCTGCGCCTCATCGACGCGGACACCGTTGGCGTGTCCGTTGATGAAACCACGACGCCGGAGGTCCTCGCCGCGGTTGCCGTCGCCTTTGGCGCCGGTCCGGTTGTGTCCGGTGAGGGCTTCGAGCTGCCCGAATCGGTGCTGCGCACCTCCAGCTACCTGCAGCACCCGGTGTTCAACACGCACCGTTCCGAGACCCAGCTGCTGCGCTACATCCGCCGCCTCTCCGACCGGGACCTGGCACTGGACCGCACCATGATCCCGCTGGGCTCCTGCACCATGAAGCTGAACGCCACCGCCGAGATGGAAGCCATCTCCTGGCCGGAGTTCGCCTCCATCCATCCGTTCGCCCCCGACTCCCAGACCGAGGGCTGGCGCGAACTGATTGCGGGCCTGGAAGCCGACCTCGCCGAAATCACCGGCTACGACCAGGTATCCATCCAGCCCAACGCCGGCTCCCAGGGCGAGCTCGCCGGCCTGCTGGCGATCCGCGGCTACCACCACTCCCGCGGGGACCAGCAGCGCAACGTCTGCCTGATCCCGGCATCGGCGCACGGCACCAACGCCGCCTCCGCCGTGCTCGCGGGCATGAAGGTTGTGGTTGTTGCCACCGCTGCAGACGGCACCATCGACCACGCCGACCTGCAGGCCAAGATCGAGGCCCACAAGGACGTCCTCTCGGCCATCATGATCACGTACCCGTCCACGCACGGCGTGTACGACTCCGATGTCCGCGAGGTGTGCGACGCGATCCACGCCGCCGGCGGCCAGGTGTACGTTGACGGCGCCAACCTGAACGCACTTGTAGGCCTCGCCCAGCCGGGCAAGTTCGGCGGCGACGTCTCGCACCTGAACCTGCACAAGACCTTCTGCATCCCGCACGGCGGCGGCGGACCCGGCGTCGGCCCGGTTGCTGCCAAGGCACACCTGGCACCGTTCATGCCGGGCGACGCGAACAAGGCCGCCCATGAAGCCGGGCATGGCGTCGCGATTTCCGCTTCGCGCTTCGGCTCCGCCGGTGTGCTCCCGATCTCCTGGGCCTACGTGAAGCTGATGGGCGGGCAGGGCCTGACCGAGGCCACCAAGTCCGCGCTCCTGGCTGCGAACTACGTCGCAGCCCGCCTGGACGAGCACTTCCCGGTCCTCTACACCGGTGAAAGCGGCCTCGTTGCGCACGAGTGCATCCTTGACCTGCGCGAGCTGACCGCCCGCACGGGTGTTACGGCCGAGGACGTGGCCAAGCGGCTCATCGACTTCGGCTTCCACGCCCCCACGCTGTCCTTCCCGGTGGCGGGCACCCTGATGGTGGAGCCCACCGAGTCCGAGGACCTCGCGGAGATCGACCGCTTCATCGAAGCCATGATCACCATCCGCAAGGAAATCGACCAGGTGGCCGCCGGCGACTTCACCGTTGAGAAGTCCCCGCTGCGCAACGCACCCCACACGGCCGCCGCCGTCGTCTCCTCTGAATGGGACCGGACGTACCCGCGCGAACAGGCCGCCTTCCCGGTGGCATCGCTCCGGCAGGACAAGTACTTCCCGCCCGTCGGCCGCATCGACGGCGCGGCAGGGGACCGCAACCTGGTCTGCTCCTGCCCGCCTCTTTCCGAGTTTGAGAACTAA
- a CDS encoding VOC family protein, producing MLTIGSTVLGVNDVARATAFWHAALGYVPQEPGDETWVILVPASGPGAQLALMLSETPVQEHPRIHLDLYADDQGAEVQRLVSLGAQRVDWDLYPENPDFVVLADPDGNRFCVVDKSPR from the coding sequence ATGTTGACCATCGGCAGCACCGTCCTCGGCGTCAACGACGTCGCCCGCGCAACCGCCTTTTGGCACGCCGCCCTCGGCTACGTCCCGCAGGAGCCCGGGGACGAAACCTGGGTGATCCTGGTGCCGGCTTCGGGCCCGGGAGCGCAGCTCGCCCTCATGCTCAGCGAAACGCCGGTCCAGGAGCACCCGCGCATTCACCTGGACCTGTATGCGGACGATCAGGGCGCCGAGGTGCAACGGCTGGTTTCACTCGGCGCCCAGCGCGTCGACTGGGACCTGTACCCGGAGAACCCCGATTTCGTGGTCCTCGCCGACCCCGACGGCAACAGGTTCTGCGTCGTTGACAAAAGTCCGCGGTAG
- a CDS encoding GntR family transcriptional regulator — MSTQADAPASSADATRARIRELIISGDFAPGSRLRERELSQALDVSRVPVREALQQLEAEGFIDTSPRRGATVKQITLRDVNELFDVRLSLEVLAARLAAQAAARGESTARLQHMMDKAEEATLRHDHTEIPLINTALHAEIVSMGGNSLLEYSMKPLLGRMQWLFTLTGHRDPQVQCAEHLSLCRAIYDGKAELAAALAFAHVELGREPSLQGLAGQLPEN, encoded by the coding sequence TTGAGTACCCAGGCGGACGCACCCGCGTCTTCGGCTGATGCTACCCGTGCACGGATCCGGGAGTTGATCATCTCGGGTGACTTCGCGCCCGGTTCACGGCTCAGGGAACGCGAGCTGTCACAGGCCCTGGACGTTTCCCGGGTCCCCGTCCGCGAAGCCCTCCAGCAGCTGGAAGCCGAAGGTTTCATTGACACCTCGCCACGGCGCGGGGCCACCGTCAAGCAGATCACCCTGAGGGACGTCAATGAACTCTTTGATGTCCGGCTCAGCCTCGAGGTCCTCGCCGCGCGGCTCGCCGCCCAGGCCGCCGCCCGGGGTGAGTCCACAGCGCGCCTGCAGCACATGATGGACAAGGCCGAAGAAGCAACCCTGCGCCACGACCACACGGAGATCCCGCTCATCAACACGGCCCTGCACGCGGAGATCGTCTCGATGGGAGGCAACTCGCTGCTCGAGTACTCCATGAAGCCTCTGCTGGGCAGGATGCAGTGGCTCTTCACCCTGACCGGGCACCGTGATCCCCAGGTCCAGTGCGCGGAGCACCTGAGCCTGTGCCGGGCCATCTATGACGGCAAGGCCGAACTTGCGGCAGCGCTGGCGTTCGCCCATGTGGAGCTGGGCCGGGAACCATCACTGCAGGGGCTGGCCGGGCAACTGCCTGAAAACTGA
- a CDS encoding ornithine cyclodeaminase family protein: MTLILKASELETLADMPGTIAAVERVFAGLSRGTAVQPAPDSLLLPSSDARFLPMAALSGPEELASVKLLADIPSNGGAGLPSQRSTIMLVSQLTGETLAILDGKVPTRVRTAAASAVATKLLARPGSATLGLVGAGALAVAHVEAMLAVLPIKNVVVWSRSTETVAAFCDRISSYGLHITRAASVQEVVENSDVLCTLTPAVEPLVKGEWFQPGLHVNAVGSRPRPDHREIDSAGMARARVFVDSLATAQAKSGGLIVPVAEGVMGFDDVEAELGDVAAGTKAGRLGDEDITLFNSVGIGLQDLAIGRLLYDAALNQGVGTRVELNN; this comes from the coding sequence ATGACCCTGATCCTTAAAGCCTCCGAGCTCGAAACCCTGGCCGATATGCCCGGAACCATTGCCGCCGTCGAACGCGTCTTTGCCGGCCTGAGCCGAGGTACCGCTGTCCAGCCCGCGCCGGATTCGCTCCTCCTGCCGTCGTCGGATGCCCGGTTCCTGCCGATGGCGGCGCTGTCCGGGCCGGAGGAGCTGGCATCCGTGAAACTACTGGCGGACATCCCGTCCAACGGTGGGGCCGGCCTGCCCTCGCAGCGGTCCACCATCATGCTCGTAAGCCAGCTGACCGGTGAAACACTGGCCATCCTGGACGGTAAAGTCCCCACCCGGGTCCGTACGGCCGCTGCCAGCGCGGTGGCGACGAAGCTGCTTGCCAGGCCCGGGAGTGCCACCTTGGGGTTGGTGGGGGCGGGGGCCCTGGCGGTGGCACATGTGGAAGCCATGCTGGCCGTCCTGCCGATAAAAAATGTCGTGGTGTGGTCCCGTTCCACTGAGACGGTCGCTGCGTTCTGTGACCGGATTTCCTCATACGGGCTGCACATCACGCGGGCCGCCAGTGTGCAGGAAGTTGTTGAGAACTCGGACGTGCTGTGCACCCTCACGCCAGCGGTTGAGCCGCTGGTCAAGGGGGAGTGGTTCCAGCCCGGACTGCACGTCAACGCCGTCGGATCCCGTCCGCGGCCTGACCACCGGGAGATTGACTCAGCGGGTATGGCGCGGGCGCGGGTCTTCGTGGACAGCCTGGCCACGGCCCAAGCGAAGTCAGGGGGACTGATCGTCCCTGTGGCTGAAGGCGTCATGGGCTTTGACGATGTGGAAGCCGAACTTGGTGACGTGGCGGCCGGGACAAAAGCAGGCCGTCTGGGGGATGAGGACATAACCTTGTTCAATTCGGTGGGTATCGGCCTGCAGGACCTTGCCATCGGGAGGCTCCTGTATGACGCTGCCCTCAACCAGGGGGTCGGCACCCGCGTGGAGCTGAATAACTGA
- a CDS encoding amidohydrolase family protein: MCLHDHTPAALPSPAVPRRGILAGAAALAGISVASLAAQLGNAPAAKAEGNTAGPGRRGRPASPPPMIIEGGTIVDPQTGDAVYDGVLVLEGGKVSAVGTREETRRAVAALAGRAHVVDASGRWVIPGLIDVHVHANALSDARAILQGGATSVRSGSSSFYQDVALAALPAWAAGASPRMSPAGLFVSPELGDSLLADPDLAPLASLAGGVRETGDLAYLTRVNLNRGAQVIKTRANPRAGLPEQDPRELVYNYDQLSAVVKAAGKAGVLCHAYSAEGIDGAVRAGVRSIEHGVFVTEETISRMSRQGTYFTPTMDAITSMAGSSNPILAARGKEYTPIIKAAVKAAHDAGVTVVAGTDSFGSDVTPIGTEVRLLSEAGLSPLEALRAATVNAAALLGWSENAGRLVPGSFADAVIVDSDPLSSGSALEGIRAVVAQGVLVRNSL, encoded by the coding sequence ATGTGCTTGCACGACCACACCCCCGCCGCCCTCCCTTCCCCGGCCGTTCCGCGCCGTGGGATCCTCGCCGGAGCAGCCGCCCTCGCCGGGATCTCGGTGGCCAGCCTTGCCGCCCAGCTGGGAAATGCCCCGGCGGCGAAAGCGGAGGGCAACACGGCAGGCCCCGGCCGCCGTGGGCGTCCCGCTTCGCCGCCGCCGATGATCATCGAAGGGGGCACCATCGTGGATCCCCAGACCGGCGACGCTGTCTATGACGGAGTCCTGGTGCTGGAAGGAGGAAAGGTCAGTGCGGTCGGTACCCGGGAGGAAACGCGACGTGCAGTGGCCGCGCTTGCCGGGCGGGCACACGTGGTGGACGCCTCCGGCCGCTGGGTCATTCCAGGACTCATCGACGTGCATGTCCATGCGAACGCGCTGTCGGATGCGCGCGCCATTCTGCAGGGCGGAGCAACCAGCGTCAGGAGCGGCTCGAGCAGCTTTTACCAGGACGTCGCCTTGGCCGCCCTGCCTGCCTGGGCCGCCGGAGCCTCGCCCCGGATGAGCCCTGCCGGGCTGTTCGTCTCACCCGAGCTGGGGGACTCGCTCCTCGCCGACCCTGACCTTGCACCCCTTGCCTCCCTGGCTGGCGGTGTCAGGGAAACGGGCGATCTCGCCTACCTCACGCGCGTGAACCTGAACCGCGGCGCGCAGGTGATTAAGACAAGGGCCAACCCCCGGGCGGGCCTGCCGGAGCAGGATCCCCGTGAGCTGGTCTACAACTACGATCAGCTCTCCGCCGTGGTCAAGGCGGCAGGCAAAGCGGGGGTGCTGTGCCATGCCTACAGTGCCGAAGGGATAGACGGCGCGGTCCGGGCAGGGGTGCGCAGCATCGAGCACGGAGTCTTCGTCACCGAAGAGACCATCTCCCGGATGTCCAGGCAGGGGACGTACTTCACGCCCACCATGGATGCCATCACCAGCATGGCGGGTTCGTCCAACCCAATCCTTGCCGCCCGGGGCAAGGAGTACACACCCATCATCAAAGCAGCCGTGAAAGCCGCCCATGATGCCGGCGTGACCGTCGTTGCGGGGACGGACTCGTTCGGATCCGACGTGACTCCGATCGGCACGGAAGTCCGCCTGTTGAGTGAGGCCGGGCTTTCCCCCCTGGAAGCCCTGAGGGCCGCCACGGTCAATGCCGCCGCGCTGCTGGGCTGGAGTGAAAACGCCGGCCGGCTGGTGCCCGGTTCCTTCGCGGACGCCGTCATTGTGGACTCTGATCCCCTGTCCAGCGGCTCTGCCTTGGAAGGAATCCGGGCCGTGGTGGCGCAGGGAGTCCTTGTCAGGAACAGCCTCTGA
- a CDS encoding amidohydrolase family protein: MYTKISARYVLGFDGKQHTLIEHGEVVFEGAVIVFVGRGYDGPVDEERDYGKSLVIPGLIDLDALADIDHLILDSWPSPEVAAGHLWSENYFANNRRDVFSPAERAKVREFALAQLALHGITTYMPIASEIHSSWAEGLDELVDMARTSRRIGLRGYLGPAYRSGVHVTTAAGDREVHFDEARGVAGLQDAQDFLDFAADLADPLITGVLLPCRIETLSENLMRETARIARERDALVRLHCLQSPLEDGLLLRSAGRSVLELLESTGLFGTRLLIPHGVVIDARNPAAAAAGGPLDLLARHGVSIVHCPLTSFRYQKQLVSFDRFREAGVNLCLGTDSFPPDLIRGIDVGMHLTRLVEERPDAGALADYFDAATLGGATALGRPDLGRLAPGMQADITVVSLASFADGVVEDPLRTLVLNGTARQVTDTFVAGRAVVVDGALPGLDLESLRAEGQQLFDRMRAAYSERDSRRRDPDELFPPAYPPADIVAPAGVS; the protein is encoded by the coding sequence ATGTACACGAAAATCTCCGCCCGGTACGTTCTGGGTTTTGATGGAAAACAGCACACCCTCATTGAGCACGGCGAAGTCGTGTTCGAAGGTGCTGTCATCGTCTTTGTCGGCCGCGGCTATGACGGTCCCGTCGATGAGGAACGCGACTACGGCAAGAGCCTGGTCATCCCCGGACTGATTGACCTGGATGCGCTCGCCGACATCGACCACCTCATCCTCGACTCGTGGCCTTCGCCTGAAGTTGCCGCCGGCCACTTGTGGTCCGAGAACTACTTCGCCAACAACCGCCGGGATGTGTTCAGCCCGGCTGAACGCGCCAAGGTGCGGGAGTTCGCGCTGGCGCAACTGGCACTGCACGGCATTACCACCTATATGCCGATTGCCTCGGAGATCCACAGCTCCTGGGCCGAAGGGCTCGATGAACTGGTGGACATGGCGCGGACCAGCCGTCGGATCGGACTCCGGGGCTACCTCGGGCCGGCCTACCGGTCGGGGGTCCACGTCACCACTGCGGCGGGGGACCGCGAAGTCCACTTCGATGAGGCCCGCGGGGTTGCCGGGCTGCAGGACGCACAGGATTTCCTGGACTTTGCGGCTGACCTCGCGGACCCGCTTATCACGGGCGTCCTGCTCCCGTGCCGGATTGAGACCTTGTCCGAAAACCTCATGCGGGAGACTGCCCGGATTGCCCGTGAGCGGGACGCCCTCGTGCGGCTGCACTGTCTGCAATCTCCCCTGGAAGACGGGCTGTTGCTGCGCTCTGCCGGGCGCAGCGTGCTGGAACTTCTGGAATCCACGGGCCTTTTCGGCACCCGCCTCCTCATTCCTCACGGCGTGGTGATTGACGCCAGGAATCCTGCTGCGGCGGCCGCCGGAGGCCCGTTGGACCTGCTGGCCAGGCACGGCGTCAGCATTGTCCACTGCCCCTTGACGTCCTTCCGCTACCAGAAGCAGCTTGTGTCATTCGACCGTTTCCGCGAGGCCGGCGTCAATCTCTGCCTGGGCACCGATTCCTTCCCTCCGGACCTGATTCGGGGCATCGACGTGGGGATGCACCTGACCCGGCTGGTCGAGGAAAGGCCCGACGCAGGCGCCCTGGCTGACTACTTCGACGCCGCCACCCTCGGCGGGGCCACGGCCCTTGGGCGGCCGGACCTGGGAAGGCTTGCGCCCGGTATGCAGGCGGACATTACGGTAGTCTCGCTGGCCAGCTTCGCAGATGGTGTCGTCGAGGACCCGCTGCGCACACTCGTGCTGAACGGCACGGCCCGCCAGGTGACCGATACCTTCGTGGCCGGGCGTGCCGTCGTCGTCGACGGCGCCCTGCCCGGCCTGGACCTCGAGTCCCTGCGGGCCGAGGGGCAGCAACTGTTCGACCGGATGCGGGCAGCCTACTCCGAGCGGGACAGCCGGCGCCGGGACCCTGATGAGCTGTTTCCGCCCGCGTATCCGCCAGCGGACATCGTCGCTCCGGCAGGCGTTTCCTAA